The genomic window GGGCCCCGTGAACCACTGCAGGAACCAGTACGCGGCCTCCGGGTGCTTGCCGTACTTGCTAACCATGTAATTGGTGCCGGCCGGCTGCACGGAGCGCCGGACGAGCTTGCCCTTCACCAGGCTGCCGGGCACCACGCAGCTCAGCACCTTGCCCGACACCACCGTGCCCTGCGCCTTCTGCGCGTAGCCGACGATGGAGGGGAAGGTGGCAATCGAGAACGAGTTGCCCTGGGCGAAGAACGGGTAGTTCTGCGGGGTGCCCCAGCCGAAGATGTCCTGGGGCATGTACTTCGTGAGCGAGACCATCTCGCGGGTGGTCTCGATGCCCTCGGGGCCGTCGATGAGCGGCTTCATGGTGCGGTCGAACATCAGCTTGTTCTTCGACGAGAAGCGGCCCTGCCACCACCGGTAGCCGAACTCCCGCGAGCGGTACTCCTGGGCGCCGTAGAGGTCCTTCTCCAGGGTCATTCCGTGGAAGTTCTCGCCCTTCTTGCCGTTGAAGAACGACGCCAGCTCCTCCCACTGCTTCCACGTGTCGGGGCAGCCGGGCTCCCGGCCGAACTTCGCCTTGAAGGCGGCGCGAGCCTGGGGCAGGTCGAGAAGGTCCTTGCGCAGGGCCAGGATGGTCTGGTCGCCGTCGGTGAAGAACGTGTAGAGCTTGCCTTTGTAGGACATCTCGTTGCGGAGCGTCTTCGGGATGTCGTCGAAGTACGGCTTGCCCCTCGCGGCGTAGTCGTCGAGCGGGATGACGACGCCCGACTCCACGGCGTCGGGCAGCATGTACATCTGATGGTTGTAGATGTCGTACTGGCCGGTCTTGGCCACCGCATCGGCCATGATCTTGGCCGGGATCTCGGTGTAGCCGTA from Candidatus Methylomirabilota bacterium includes these protein-coding regions:
- a CDS encoding extracellular solute-binding protein codes for the protein MLKRGVAGAIVLLVAAVGVAQAQTVPGATVEERAVNGAKAYLKKLGVEKLDLTMMMVSLFAKAQPKYLHEWEKLTGIRIKTIEYGYTEIPAKIMADAVAKTGQYDIYNHQMYMLPDAVESGVVIPLDDYAARGKPYFDDIPKTLRNEMSYKGKLYTFFTDGDQTILALRKDLLDLPQARAAFKAKFGREPGCPDTWKQWEELASFFNGKKGENFHGMTLEKDLYGAQEYRSREFGYRWWQGRFSSKNKLMFDRTMKPLIDGPEGIETTREMVSLTKYMPQDIFGWGTPQNYPFFAQGNSFSIATFPSIVGYAQKAQGTVVSGKVLSCVVPGSLVKGKLVRRSVQPAGTNYMVSKYGKHPEAAYWFLQWFTGPEVGNRAVSDPDGFWDPFRPGQVNDQRIVAKYGEQYMKVTMENAKIAVPMVPLQGNREYFDALDVNLQEAFHGRITPEDAMKRTARQWEKITEDIGRKKQIEAWKSVVQAGSYFDAQGY